Proteins from a genomic interval of Dermacentor variabilis isolate Ectoservices chromosome 8, ASM5094787v1, whole genome shotgun sequence:
- the LOC142589873 gene encoding uncharacterized protein LOC142589873, which translates to MLTRTFVFAFGSSSVSSSALFYGCTVRGSAVVLAQDSSSSSSNVHPKRRPMSREVTVSEITYILHLPWNAHCTPSETSGPTHGDVGDEAGGVASPRPTKARKAPVDAEETRARRSEGQLRRWQAQRESPSPLVRPAPAGPEEKRRQWAEAQRRHRQLQRQAEEERRLREGAPPRAGRTRKDPEERKKRRAEAQRRRRQARRDADEERQLREDGPLHGETLSPRAEAQRRRRRAEREAANAGVGQRLIDDPFGYTNAVGDVIDEKLSACNTSKSTSTTFHWDSWLSCNDKHVGEDNALPQHADQSCQTEHHITLVQCARLHVSTCCIGVQVDVS; encoded by the exons ATGCTTACGCGCACTTTCGTTTTCGCTTTCGGTTCAAGttcagtatcatcatcagcacTTTTCTATGGCTGCACTGTGCGAGGATCTGCTGTGGTGCTAGCCCAAGATTCGAGCTCAAGTTCGTCCAACGTTCACCCGAAGCGGCGACCGATGAGCCGCGAGGTCACCGTGAGTGAGATTACGTACATCCTGCACTTGCCATGGAACGCGCATTGCACGCCCTCGGAGACAAGTGGACCAACGCACGGCGACGTTGGGGACGAGGCCGGCGGCGTCGCGAGCCCGCGTCCTACGAAAGCGAGGAAAGCTCCGGTGGACGCCGAGGAAACGAGGGCCAGGCGCTCGGAGGGTCAGCTACGCCGCTGGCAGGCCCAGCGCgagtccccctccccccttgtgAGGCCAGCGCCCGCTGGACCCGAGGAGAAGAGACGGCAGTGGGCCGAAGCTCAGCGACGTCACAGGCAACTACAGCGCCAGGCCGAAGAAGAACGACGACTGCGGGAAGGCGCCCCACCTCGAGCTGGAAGAACTCGTAAGGACCCCGAAGAAAGGAAGAAGCGACGTGCCGAAGCACAGCGGCGTCGCAGGCAGGCCCGGCGCGATGCCGATGAAGAACGACAACTCCGGGAAGACGGTCCATTGCACGGCGAAACGCTGTCGCCCCGGGCCGAAGCTCAGCGGCGCCGTAGGCGTGCCGAGCGCGAAGCTGCCAACGCTGGCGTTGGGCAGCGCTTGATAGACGATCCCTTCGGCTATACCAACGCG GTTGGTGATGTCATAGATGAAAAGCTGTCGGCATGCAACACATCCAAGTCAACAAGTACCACCTTCCACTGGGATTCATGGCTAAGTTGCAATGATAAGCACGTTGGCGAG GACAATGCCTTGCCTCAGCATGCCGATCAATCTTGTCAAACGGAACACCACATCACTCTAGTCCAGTGCGCAAGATTGCACGTTTCAACTTGCTGCATTGGAGTCCAAGTTGATGTCTCGTGA